One segment of uncultured Desulfovibrio sp. DNA contains the following:
- a CDS encoding PRC-barrel domain-containing protein, giving the protein MYFFKKIMICALVASISLVAGASMAQAQTVGATKEQTITASKGWSITKDIMKKDVFTEDKVKLGSIEDIIVTPSEGLAYAVVSTGGFLGMGKHDIVVPLNQFKVMDSRFILPGATKETIKAMPEFNSEK; this is encoded by the coding sequence ATGTATTTCTTCAAGAAGATTATGATTTGCGCGCTTGTTGCATCCATCTCACTGGTTGCCGGGGCCTCAATGGCACAAGCCCAGACAGTTGGAGCGACAAAAGAACAGACCATCACCGCTTCAAAGGGGTGGAGCATCACAAAGGATATCATGAAAAAGGATGTATTCACCGAGGACAAGGTAAAGCTGGGCAGCATTGAAGATATTATTGTAACGCCCAGCGAAGGCCTTGCGTATGCAGTTGTGAGTACCGGCGGATTCCTTGGTATGGGCAAGCACGACATTGTTGTTCCGCTCAACCAGTTCAAGGTGATGGATTCGCGCTTTATTTTGCCAGGTGCGACCAAAGAAACAATCAAGGCAATGCCCGAGTTCAATTCCGAAAAATAA
- a CDS encoding CsbD family protein has translation MKNNKVRNKLKEIGGHAKEVVGKITGDKQLEVEGNVQKNVSKINASYNDIKDSIRESRDD, from the coding sequence ATGAAAAATAACAAAGTCAGAAACAAGCTTAAAGAGATAGGCGGCCATGCAAAAGAAGTTGTTGGTAAAATAACTGGCGACAAGCAGCTGGAAGTGGAGGGCAATGTGCAGAAGAACGTCAGCAAGATCAATGCCTCGTATAATGACATCAAGGACAGCATAAGAGAGTCCCGTGATGATTAA
- a CDS encoding BON domain-containing protein, producing the protein MKNLCADFFVALILTLGLALAMSTMHEASAASNDSTQTAGEYFDDSVITTAVKSKILGEKGLSSLSINVVTKDGVVTLSGKIDTVAHSDLAVRVAKNVNGVKDVVNNLLVDAAAHQSVGEYVDDASITAAVKTNILKEKGLSTLNISVETKDNVVTLSGKTDSSEHSRLAAHIAKRVKGVKSVVNNLKE; encoded by the coding sequence ATGAAAAATCTATGCGCTGATTTTTTTGTTGCCCTCATCTTAACTCTTGGCCTGGCCCTTGCGATGTCAACAATGCACGAGGCGTCCGCAGCAAGCAATGACTCCACTCAAACTGCAGGCGAATACTTTGATGACTCTGTTATTACAACGGCCGTAAAAAGCAAGATATTGGGCGAAAAGGGCCTTTCTTCGCTCAGCATCAATGTGGTGACAAAGGACGGAGTCGTTACCCTCTCTGGCAAAATAGATACCGTAGCGCATTCAGACCTTGCAGTGCGTGTGGCAAAAAACGTCAATGGCGTTAAAGATGTTGTGAACAATTTGCTCGTTGATGCCGCTGCACACCAGTCAGTTGGTGAGTACGTTGATGATGCTTCAATCACCGCGGCCGTTAAGACAAATATTCTTAAGGAAAAGGGACTTTCAACGCTGAATATCAGTGTTGAAACAAAGGACAATGTTGTGACCCTTTCGGGAAAAACGGATTCGTCGGAGCACTCCAGGCTAGCCGCCCATATTGCAAAACGTGTGAAGGGAGTCAAGTCCGTTGTAAACAATCTTAAAGAATAA